The DNA sequence AAAGTATATTGTAGTTAGAAGATGATTAGATATATCTGGATAAGTGAAATGGGATCGATACATAAATTACTCTAATAATTTTCTTACCTTAATGGCATATACACATTGAAATCTCTAGCTATTAGTAATTGTCTTGTTATTTAAGACATCTTGTTGgtgatgaatttgaaattcctTATGCAGTCTCAGCAGCtgtattcaaaatttcatgTCAATGGAATTATGTGTGTTTTGTTCTTGGACCAATATGTTCTCTTTGgaaacataatttttaagaaaGTGTCAATGcgtaattatattttaattcaactGGCAATATAGCATAATTTGCATTGCAATCTACAGTTTATGTACACTAATTACTACtgttaatttaatatatctgtttttattaattttcatgtccATTTTTGTTACATAGGCGTCTTGTTTCATGTATATACCTAATAAGTCTTGACAATGACACCTATTCTCTATATGTTAtactattactactaaatTGCTAATAGGTTCCAATAAGTGAAATGGGAATCGATACATAAATTACTCTAATAATTGTgttgccatttttttttttttttaatttttgaaatacttcccatttaattaaataaacaaataaatgtgATTGAACTATGTTCATTGTACATTTTTCCCTGATGAGAGGCTTTACTATTAGGAGAGTGAGAACGAATTATTTGGTGGATCCCGTGGATTGGATTGGATAAACTTACTTACCAATCACGATATACATTTACCAAACATACATGATgctatgttattttaattttcaacatttacCAAACTTACATACCCAataattttcacttttattaaacATGGTGTGATTGGTATTCTTCATATATACTGATATGTTATAATGCTCCAACCATTAATGAGGCTAGCTAGATGATACATATatatggagagagagagagagagagagagagagagagagagagagagagagagagagagagagagagagagagagtaaaaatgGAACTGTGATAGAAATGATTGTTTTCCCCATtttataaaagttaaaattcaatattacaCCAAACATacaaacaataatttacaattttcaaTTCCACATTTACCAAACATACAAAcccaataattttaaatttcaaattaaaagctCGTGTGACACTACTTCACCTCCACGTTTCTCACTAAGTTGGAAAATttcgtaaaataaaataataaatatttatttaaagaaaaagtaatctGAAAATCTTCTATTTAAAATGTACGAATAAGACTCCAGATATTAACGTATGTCATTAAtattagataaaattaattttgtaggGAAAGGTTTGATTTgatcaatttgattttttattgttccTCAAAAATACCTTTTAATTTCGCTGCTTAAAACATTTAAATtgcaataaaatatgtaattataaattttaccaTATTATGTTTGCTTGTTCATAATAGTCATAAggttaattaaaaatgtgttCATAGTCATAATGCCATTTAAAAAACCACGCGCATGTCTTAACTGATCACTTATCTATTCACTTCTTAATAAAgcattatgtgtttatttaataagtaATCGACTACttacactattttattttaagtactaagatttagtaattattatattagaattaattaagtatttatttattatgtgatcTCTCGttacatttaaaatactagtaatttaattatactaaaaaattaattttgaaagttacgacataaaatgaaaaatgtaagTAACATGTGATGGATGGGATACTTTTTAGTGAAATCCACAAAGCCCAAATCTTTTTTAGTTCGTCCACACTCGATGGCTCTCAACAGCAGCGACACCTTTCCCTACCGTCAAACCCCGCCACGCCAGCGGACCATTCCAAAACGACATAATTTGTCGTATTCGAAAACCCTAGATTCCTTAGTTGAAATTAAGTTGAGAGAGGGAAAGATAATAGGTTGAGAGGTTTTGTTGACGATGAAACACAATTTATTCGGTAAAATGTTTGGTGAGTTCAATTTTGTCATgcgaataaaatattaattctcTTAAAAAGGATCGTTGATTGAGAAAGAGGGTTGGAAGATAGAGAATTCGTTGCAATAAAATacttaagattttaattaagattttaattagatGCAAGTGTAACAAGACGTGAAATTAGTAATGACTAATTTGctactattaaaatttcaattttatctccatatacaaacaaaattcaaatagcTAATCAAAGTAAGACAAAAATCTGCACATCATTATTGGCAGGCAGTAGTGaagagtactatatatttgaatttaaaaattgccAAACTTGATTCTGCTATAGATTCAGCACATTGATTTGGTCGATTGAAAGAATAGACTAATACCaagatttattaaaaagttaGGTTTAGAAAAAAATCACTTTTATCGAATGTagctttaaaaaattagtgagtttaactatatttttattctattatgaGGACACTAATAAATTCATCTGTGATGCAATCATTTAATTCTTTTGCTCGTTTTGTGAAATGTAATATTCATCATTTATGATCTTGAAAATAAAGACCATCCTACTTTTAGGTATGAGTGAAGATCTATGGAGATGGAACAGGACATGAGGCtgaatatacaaaaatataatttcaatatttaccAATCTTagacttaaaataaaaaaaactaaggcCATCCGCAGCgctatctcttatccgtctctttaccgtctcatctcttcactattcatgggccccactgtacttttcagctcatctcttaactaagagacaacacctgcaaccctccatctcttaactatctcttaaccatctcttaactattcattcaatttcattttttatttttaattccaacaaattcaattaataaaaaacacacttcattataaataaaataaaattacaatttaaaataaataaaaaaataaaaaagacataattaaaaaactagaaattacaaattgcacacttaaactcaaataaaaaaaaaatggaggcaaagaaacagaagaaggagttctctagtgacgatcatctaatggttgccaaattttgcccaaatgtgctccattagatcctcctggagttgggcgtgggcggtagaatcacgtgtccttgcccgaatagacaaccgctcttgcaaagacggatgcactcccgttcgaggcggactacttgcggttgagcttcccggggtttcagggtcgaaccaatttcccgcctcaggtccttcgtcggcgacaatcatgttgtgcaagattatgcacgtatacatgatATCGACCATATTCTCTATAAACCACTGTCGAGCcggggctttgataatgttccatcgagcttggagaaccccgaacgctctctccacatccttgcgagcagactcttgcttctgcgcaaaaagagactgcttttcgtccgtaggcctgttgaacgtcttcacgaaggttggccacttcggatagatgccgtcggcaagatagtaccccattttatactggcgattgttagcgacgaagttgatggccggcgctttaccattcagaacttcagcgaagaggtcggagttgttgagcacattgatgtcgttgttcgagccggggaccccgaaatacgcatgccaaatccatagccggtagtcggcgacggcctcgagtataacggtggggtgggtgcctttgtggccgctcgtgTATGACCCCTTCAACGCCacagggcaattcttccattgccaatgcatgcaatcgacacTCCCGAGCATCCCGGGGAATCCGTGCACGTGTTCGTGAAGACGGAGCAGAAACTGACAATATGCGGTGGTtggcttcttcagaaattcggcggtgaaggctgcccggacgcctttgcagaagttcaacaaacaaagtcacccagtggattctccgacgtgcaggtattcgtcgaacgcATCCGCCGTTTGTCCAGTAACAAGCTGACGGATCGCCGCAGTACATTTCTGGAGCGTCGTGTGGCTAGGACGGCCAACGGCGTCGAACCCTTCTCTGAAGAACTCTTCCCGTGCCGCCAATGTATtcgcgatatgcaaaaatagcggGCGTGACATACGGAAACGGCGACGGAAGTAGATATCTCTCCACACCGGGTTCGGACTGAAGTAATCACGTTCCAAccttgcggcggcttcctcccggtTACGGTGGATGTATGTCCGGCGTTGCCTAGGAggcgcggcggcttcctcctccctacgtcgatctgcttctagcgattcttccattattcgacgcatttgctcaaatggatccataattgattaaatttgggagaagaaaaaaataaaggaatgattttatagaagtgattggagaggaaagaaagagagatgagaggataaatgtgtgtttgtgtgtaatatggagaatggagaagagtatatatagaatataaaaaaaaaaaaaaaaattaaaaattaaaatattaccgTTCAACGGTAATATTaccgttttttattttttattttatttttttattttttgaaaaatctgattttttttaaaaaaaattgaattatttcgTCATAAATCCGATGCCCACTCCCGggtcggcgagtgggcgtcacgccacCAGCCCGCGCGCGCACGTGGCGCCGGGCGCGTGTCTCGCGACCTCGAGACTTGCCTCGCCGGGACGCGTTGGGCGTCGAGacatctcgtctcgtcgagacgagacgggagccgcaacgctgtctcgatgccgtgtcgtctcgtcgagacgagatcGAATCCGCAACGAGgcagcgttgcggatgctctaagtatttcactatttttaacttataaaaatctaaaatttaacGAATTAGAAGCAGGACGCCAATCTCAATTATTGAAAGTGAGAAAAATACTTTTACAACTATTAGTCTTGTCTTTTACTTATTTCAGAACACCTACACCTTTTAGTTTTACATACAAATTAAATgttctatttatttactcccttttttattctcatttctCACCTTCTCCTGTTAGAAATCATCTATAATTTGCTCCTCTCTTATTTTCTGTTCTTCGTATTCATTTAATCCTCACGTTATAATCGACAACTTCTGATTCGTAGATGACCAACGCTGCTTCTCCTCACTGACGTTCCGTTCCACCGCCCTGCCTCGTCAGTTCTTCCAGCTCTACTTCACGACCACAGCCAGCCGCCATCGTCGTCCACTGCTCTCCTCTACTTCTCTTTTCCTCCTTcatctcattttcttcttctcgcTTTTGTCTCACATTTACCTATTTTCCTTCACGCCAGTGAGATATCTTTCTCTCaagtttccaaaatttgtaaaataaactcAATATTTCTGGTGTTCAAATATTCAGAAATAGGAGCTAgcttttatatgttttttagATCACATGTCTCgcatgtgtttttatttaagaattaaaaaaggtagcattttatatatataaaaaaaataatgtaaaagcAGCACCACTTTTCCCGCCTAAATGCATCTTAGTAGCATTTTGGTGAATATCCATAGATTACACTATTTTTGGATTCATAAACTAATTGTAATATGTCTGTTTTCATGGAATGCAGTGCTCTTTTTTGTTGGAAGATCAATCACAGGTAATTTCGTGGCTTTTGTGTTgcgttattttatttttattttattttaactttttcattaatttccaTGGCATGTATAGTATAGGTGTTGGCATTTTCTCTGAATTCTTCATTTTAGAATTTAGAGGTTTTTTGTTCCATTTAGTCAAAATCTTAGCTGAATcgcatcttcttcttctcaaaagaGAGAATTTTGCTTCGATGATTTTTTAAGGATTTAAATCGTTTAATTGTCAAACtagtagtaaaataattgattgAACGTTGATAAGATAgaatactactatcattttgAGTAAGTCTGATATTAGGTTAGGACTTTATGGTTTTGTGTTGCCTAATTACAGTGTCCATTTGAGCTTCAATGAATCTAATCGGTTGGAAATTTTGAATACGAGTATACCACAATAATACTTTTTTGGATGATTTGTTAGGtttggattcaatttttttaaaaatttatggaGCATTTTTAAATCGGTTTGGATTAGTAAAAATTTAGTCCTAATCCAAATTTCAAAGTggacaattttaaaaagaagcAGAGTAAGTTTTTTTGTcctcttttattattttaaccaTTTAAATTGTGTAAAATGGCTGTAATTTCCCTCTTTCCTCACCCtttaatttttggataaaattaaattttaattgtaattttagaaACGGAATTAATATGGTCTGCAGTGGTAAAAGTGAAACTTTAAATTATTGGATAATAAGAGCAATAAAATTGACATGCATAAATTTTGGTGATCTGCCATGTGGTCCAAAAATTGGATTGGGTTGTAGCATAGATTTGGTGACTGAGAATCTTCAATCAATGATTTTGTAGTTATTtctcattaattaattcttttttttatgaagGATGAATACTTGCAGTCAGATTAAGGCTATACTATGGTTGGGGATAGTGGTCTGTCTATTCACGTTGATCAAATCTCAAGCCACTGATGACCCATTACTCGATGTTATTTTCATCACTGATGCTGCAGCAAAGGGAGCTcgtaataattatagttttCCAAGTTttccattaatttaattattattaataacattttatacttataatataCTCAAACAAATTTCTTTGACAGTTTGCTTAGACGGAAGTCCGGGAGCATATTATTTTTCCCCGGGATTCGATGATGGAGTTGATAACTGGATTGTTTATCTTCCGGTCAGTACTTAGCTTTGTTCGTCTATAACAAatagtcacattttttatttttatagtatgatATTTAGTGTTGTTTGATAATTAATTCCTATTAATTAGAGTTTGGAATTTTAATTAGGGTGGAGCATGGTGTGGCTCAGTGGGTGGTTGCCTTGAAAAAACCAAGAACCCAAGAGGGTCCAACATAAATGCAGAACCTACACAATTGGCATTGCCTTTCTTAAGGCCAAACAAAACTATTAATCcaggtagtattatttaattacatttcaGTAATAATCAATTGATTTAGTTTTATCTTTTAAGTGTTATATGAGGTtcaattatcataattattgtTCTTATAAGTTATCGTGTTGTTATTTGCTCTTATCTTTTATGTTTGCTtgttttgtactccctccgtcccagataattcgtcccagttttccatttcggtccgtcccacataatttgtcacacttcacttttaccatttttggtagtggaccccatattccactaacttattcatattcacattttattataaaactaatatataaaggtaggccccacattccactaactttttcaactcacttttcattacaattcttaaaacccgtgcccggtcaaagtgacccgaattatccgggacggagggagtagtaattgtTTACTTTAAACCTTTTTATACATGAAAACAGTTTCTTACATGTGTTTATATGATATTTGCCTCAAGAAATTTTTAATCCCAGAAGAGGTATATCATATATGCGTACAACTGATTAtacattattaattgatttgtttCAGATTTTTACAATTGGAATAAGGTTTTCATCCTATACTGTGACGGTGCGTCGTTTATGGCAGATATTGATGCCGTCGATCCGGTATGtctactacaaattaattagaaatagTACAATTTTCATAACttgaaaacataataaatagtactagtgTGTGTTTTgtctgatttttattttttttaaaccttttattttcattagaTAGTTAGATTTataatcaaaaaaaatttatgtttaggAAACAAAACTCTACTTCAGAGGTAGGAGAATCTTCACCTCTGTAATTGAAGAACTCATGGCTACCAAAGGGATGGCAAATGCTGCTAACgtatgatttttaataaaattcgtTATTACTCAAAATTTATTGTGATTTTATCTTCAATTAAAAAGATTGTTCACGACAGGCTTTACTCGCCGGAGACTCGGCTGGTGGGTTGGCAACAGTGTTGAACTGTGACCGTTTCCGGTCTTTTCTCCCCAATGCTTGCCGAGTCAAATGCTACACAGACTCCGGCTTCTTCATACAAGCGTAAGATTCAATGAATACTTAttcatatactaataaaactTGAATACATttgttttaacattttatgttttgtcatTATAGGAAAAATCTCCCGGGAACCCTGGCCACAAACTATTTTGCCCCCATTGTAGCCTTTCAtgtaaaaattactactccatattttatatcataattatataatgcTTGTATGTctctaatatataaatgctaATTATCAGTATGAATATTGTTTTCGAGTTTCATCTATATTAACTGATTTTATGAACATTGTTTTTCAGGAATTAGCTGACTATTTACCAAAGTCTTGCACACAGAGACTAGGTGCAGGATTGGTAAGTGCTACATATATTACCCAATTacattactatatatatagaatttatttttctctcatcATAACATTTGAAACATGACTAATACTTGGGTGTCAAAAAACCATCTTAGTGCTTCTATCCAGAAAATGTGGGCGGCGACATCCAGACACCATTGTTCATAGTAAATTCTGACTTTGATACATATCAAGTAAGTTAGTTTACAATGATTTATAACATTATAGAAATGTGTTatgggaaaataaaaataaaaagaatatgatatactactccacattttaaatattttatttgttctgTTTCCGCTTATTCGGTAGTCTGCACTTTATTGGTgttctttttctcaatttgATACCCCATTGGaatttttaaaccaaaatatgcaattaaacTATGATGTTTATGTGATTCTATTTTAAGATTGAGTAACAGATATTAAGTActgtttaaaaatatattgatttttttatgcatgGTTTAAACGTTTTCAGCTAGTCAATTTCATACATCCAAATCAGCCAGACGAGGAAGGATGGAAAAATTGCACTTCCACATTTACCGGACTTCGGAACTGCACAACCAACCAATTACAAATCATAAGGGGTAatccaaatttattactactattatttcaaCTTTTACTATACTGTattgtttcaattatttaatatatatagttttttttatttaattttatctttcatAGTAATcgtttctttttaattttagattttcgGACCACATTTCTAAATACATTGGAGGGTCTCGATGATAATCCGTCACGAGGATTGTTTATTAGTTCATGCTacgttcatgatattatttataCTCCAGGGTCA is a window from the Salvia hispanica cultivar TCC Black 2014 chromosome 1, UniMelb_Shisp_WGS_1.0, whole genome shotgun sequence genome containing:
- the LOC125185682 gene encoding pectin acetylesterase 8-like isoform X2: MNTCSQIKAILWLGIVVCLFTLIKSQATDDPLLDVIFITDAAAKGALCLDGSPGAYYFSPGFDDGVDNWIVYLPGGAWCGSVGGCLEKTKNPRGSNINAEPTQLALPFLRPNKTINPDFYNWNKVFILYCDGASFMADIDAVDPETKLYFRGRRIFTSVIEELMATKGMANAANALLAGDSAGGLATVLNCDRFRSFLPNACRVKCYTDSGFFIQAKNLPGTLATNYFAPIVAFHELADYLPKSCTQRLGAGLCFYPENVGGDIQTPLFIVNSDFDTYQLVNFIHPNQPDEEGWKNCTSTFTGLRNCTTNQLQIIRDFRTTFLNTLEGLDDNPSRGLFISSCYVHDIIYTPGSWQGTPTFQNKTIQQAIGDWYFERNSVQIIDTEHSSPIRC
- the LOC125185682 gene encoding pectin acetylesterase 8-like isoform X3: MSVFMECSALFCWKINHRMNTCSQIKAILWLGIVVCLFTLIKSQATDDPLLDVIFITDAAAKGALCLDGSPGAYYFSPGFDDGVDNWIVYLPGGAWCGSVGGCLEKTKNPRGSNINAEPTQLALPFLRPNKTINPDFYNWNKVFILYCDGASFMADIDAVDPALLAGDSAGGLATVLNCDRFRSFLPNACRVKCYTDSGFFIQAKNLPGTLATNYFAPIVAFHELADYLPKSCTQRLGAGLCFYPENVGGDIQTPLFIVNSDFDTYQLVNFIHPNQPDEEGWKNCTSTFTGLRNCTTNQLQIIRDFRTTFLNTLEGLDDNPSRGLFISSCYVHDIIYTPGSWQGTPTFQNKTIQQAIGDWYFERNSVQIIDTEHSSPIRC
- the LOC125185682 gene encoding pectin acetylesterase 8-like isoform X1, whose protein sequence is MSVFMECSALFCWKINHRMNTCSQIKAILWLGIVVCLFTLIKSQATDDPLLDVIFITDAAAKGALCLDGSPGAYYFSPGFDDGVDNWIVYLPGGAWCGSVGGCLEKTKNPRGSNINAEPTQLALPFLRPNKTINPDFYNWNKVFILYCDGASFMADIDAVDPETKLYFRGRRIFTSVIEELMATKGMANAANALLAGDSAGGLATVLNCDRFRSFLPNACRVKCYTDSGFFIQAKNLPGTLATNYFAPIVAFHELADYLPKSCTQRLGAGLCFYPENVGGDIQTPLFIVNSDFDTYQLVNFIHPNQPDEEGWKNCTSTFTGLRNCTTNQLQIIRDFRTTFLNTLEGLDDNPSRGLFISSCYVHDIIYTPGSWQGTPTFQNKTIQQAIGDWYFERNSVQIIDTEHSSPIRC